From Solanum stenotomum isolate F172 chromosome 2, ASM1918654v1, whole genome shotgun sequence:
GAAAGAATTGTAAATCTTCAAAAAACTATGTTATGATAAGACAAAAAAGGATGTAGTATTATGACACATGAGTAGCAGCAAAAGAGTGAattgtattgttttttttttacagtgtagaggttttaaaagaaaaaggaacacAATTTTTACTGGCCTTTGATTTTTGGCAACTATCAAAAGAATCCAAACAATATCAAACTAAAGTAATCTTTTGGACAATAATGTTAAAGAATTTAAGGCCTGTGGAACCTTTTACTTTCTCCACAGCCCATGATAGAAGTAGGCAATTTGCCAACTTTTTCAATTCCTTCTTCAAATACAACTCCCATTCCCATGAAGAAATGTGACTCAATATGGCAATGGAAGGCCCAAACTCCTGGATTATCGGCCCGAAATCGCAATGCGGTCCATCCATAAGGATGGACTGGAATTGTGTTTTTCATTATTGGGTTCACAAAGTTGTAATTCTTTGGATCAATAGATTGGTTGAACTTTCCATTACCATAGCCCATTACCCAAAAGTCATGTCCATGTAAATGCCAAGGATGTGTCTCACTGTTGTTTGGGTTCATTGTGTTGGCATTTTGCAATATGATGTCCACTGTTGTGTTGAACTTCAATCGATAAATCGAGTTGCTAGTTGTAGCATTCACATTAGGCGCGATATTGAAGATGTCATAATTCTTGTGGTCATAGCTGTCTGGAGGAGGGGTTTGCTCGAAAGTATGTAATAAGTTGTGCTTAAGGGCGATCAGGTAAGGCGTATGAGGCATGTTGAACGAGACGTTGTTGACTGACCAACGTACATACCCGTTCACCCTGTTTTGTGTGTTGAGCATTACAATGACCCTGTCTGATGTCAGAGGAGGGGCATGGATGAAATCTTTGTGGGACTTGATCGCAACACTCTGAGCCATCCTGGGGGTAACGTCATCCCAACGTGGCCCCGGGGGTGGTATAGTAGGAGGATATCTCCTAGGATGGTTTGGGTAATAATTGAAAATACCCAAACCATTTGGAGTAGTACTATTCCTGCTGACAACTTTTGTACTAGCCCAATAATTTCTTGTAGGGTCTTGATCAGCTTTAATTAGGACTGAGTATGTTTCACCAGAATAAATGAAAAGATTTTGTACCACAAATGGCTCCACATAGTGACCATCTGCCTCAACAACTGTCATGTTATGCCCCTGAATcacaaaattcaattaataaaaacaaacttatttatttagttaaatttttagacatctatgttgctcagactcttcaaaaatgttgacGGCTGCGTGTCAGATCCTcgaaaagtagtgcatttttggaggatccgacacgaGTGAGGCAGCAATTTTGGAGAGTCCCAGCAACTTAGGTTGACATAGGGGAATTGtgaaaaatacctcaatttcaaaacttagaGCAGAAAGAGCAGTCAAGCTGCCAATTCTAAGCCTATAAGTCTTGCCAGAAACAACAGTCATTGAATAAGGTGTACATTGAGGATTTGTAGCATTACAAAGAGTAGGATCTATGCTTGGAATAGAACAATTGAATCTTCCTCTTCCATGAATCAAGATTGACTGAAAAAAGCAAATTAAAAATTAGCAAACATTATTGAACAACGTTTCAAAAACCTTATATTCCccctctgttttaatttattctgtcttacttttctttttagtctgtttaaaaaacaaaatatctCTTTCCTTTCTATTCAATTCTTTAATTTCTAGACATAAAAGATCAAAAGTCTTGtatactttcttaaattttgtgtcaagtcaaaatcagacaaacGAAGAATGAATAAGTTGAGTATAGTTTTTACCTGTGGCTCTCCAACCCAAGAAAAAGGCAATGAAGCAAGACCAGTTGCTTGTTCATAAGTGCTCTTGTGGTACCAATCAGTGAGAAGAATACTCTTATCATGATCATATGAAAATGGCTCTAAAACTCCATCAGGTAATGATACTCTGATCATTCCTTGTAGTCCTGCTTGTCTTTGCATACCATAATGAGCATGGTACAAATATGTTCCGGCCTGCACAAAATTTGCAAAAACAAATCTCCATTATAATTGTACTGCAAACATGATTGTTTCTCGTGCTTCGATTAAATGCAActcaaagggaaaaaaaaaaaaaaacttacccTATCAACAACAAATTTGTATACAAAAGTATCCCCTGGCACAATAGGACATTGTGTCACACCTTCTGTTCCATCAGCCCATGGTGTTCCAATCTACAATATTCACAagatatataaaatcaaaattattgattaaaaaaaaataattaaaagggatttttttaaaatgtatatttacCTGTCTAATTCCATGCCAATGAATAGCAAGATTTTCAGTTAACAAACTATTTTTGACTTCAACAACAATAGTGTCACCTTGTTGAGCAACAATAGTAGGTCCTGGAGTTTTACCATTGATACTAATAGAAAGTTTCTTGAAACAATCTGGGGATTTGTATTCATATTTAACCTCCCATTCATAATGACGAATTCGTGCTTCAACTGAAATATTAGCAGATAGAAATAACAAGCATAGAAATATCACCAACTTAACAAAACTATGACTTTGTTGATGAAAATTATGCTCAACCATGTTGGATTGAACTTGAATAACAAAATTATTACTTTGttattttcctatgttctttttttggtctagatgatttgtttgtggatctaatatatatatatagtagtttCTTAATGGCCTGGTCAATCAAATATGGCAGATTATTTTGACTAAGACAACGTGGGAGTTGGTAATATACtcgtttttctttttgtttgtgtttttttctagtaaaaataaaataaaattgtctaAGGTCTATTTTAATTGGAAATTTTCTTGGATTGTGGAAGAAAGAGCAATGAAGTTTCATATAGAGGCGACTTagactaaaagaaaaaaatagttgcTAGTGGGACActgacatttttattttaaaaaaattgactaaaaatgTGGTGTGTAGGATGGGGTCTACATGATGATCATCAACAGGATATTCCTTATTTCCTTgtcttttaataaaaatgaaatgattCGTAATTTTGTCTGACTGAGCTTGCTCATGTTTTTTATCGTAAGCAAATATAAATGACgaatgttattattgttgtgttatttcttttgtttcaaaacaaatgacattttttgtttgaattttagtttatttggtGTTTAGGGTGTGtttcaatataatataaaataataatttgaatgtAATTTAACACTCATAATTATTGTATAGTAACTATTTAAATGGTGGGGAGAAAGGAAGTGTAGAGATTTTATTggacttttaaataaaaaattgaaaaaacagtTAAATTATTACCCAATTAATATTAATATCCTCTATTATTGTATGATGTCCTCCCTTATTGAAGACTCATAATtatataagaaatttaattagttGAGTATgttaagataattttatttaaagaaaaagagagaaaagaaaatggcCAGAGAGACATtctaagaaaatgaaataaatgataCTCCAACTAAAAACattcaatttagtatatcttttatatcttatatcaatatttatttatattattttaaagtaaaaactccaaaaatataataataactaagtaattcacTATGAGGAGGGaggagaaagtatatttaagaggtGTAATTAAGAGATTTTAGAACTAACTAACTTTAGTAGTAATCATAAGAAAATTTACTTTCACTATTCATAGGAACTTAtactttatcattcattttataattgtttacttaattttttaatttaataatatttatgttatttttaaaaataatatagtacATGATTTGATATCTCCTTGTAGGAAGAATTATAGTTTAAGGAATGTTTTAAAGGAAGGTTATTAATTGGGTGGTCATTTGAACATTTTAGTTTTTtgaaaatacaaattaaaaaaaagtagaaaacaaatataaattgTCAAAATAGGatataaaagataaatagaagAGTTGGTAAAAAATATGTGCCACGTCAAATTATCTATatccagctttatatatataaaaattaatattactattattattattattattattattattattattgttattaaaaatgtataaaaatacttttaaataatttaacgtATGATTTAGGTGAGAGAAGATTTGagattattttgaattgaaaagATTACGTTTTTATTGGTATAATTCCTATTTTAAAGTTTCATTATTATACttgttaaataattatttgaaagtacGTAGTTATGTTACTTTTAATTTACTTCTAAAAAGTTGTAATTCCTCTATAACTTTTCCACCAAAATGTTGTTAGAGAATATTTCTCCACTGTTTAAAGCTTCAACTAGAATttgctctttttcttctttttcctttttaattttcaatttattatgtACAAAACTTAAAGATCAAACAATCCTGTTTATAAAGATGAGGGACCAACGACCAAAAGAAAAGGATACACGTTACTTGGATGGATCTTTTTTAAttacatgaataaaaatattttacttttgaggccattaattgttgataatataCCTCATTCGTCtaatattagttgatcattatattaaaaataattgtaccatattagttgatcaccttataaaatcaagaaaatattaattaattttttttatatatcttactcttgttaattctttttgaaatgttcacatttgtttgtaaaattttcaaaaagtctttaaGTGGTGAATTAgcaaaattatctttttttatttatgatttcttaaataCCGTGTGCGAAATAaaaagtgatcaactaatataggATAGAGGGAAGTATACAAAAATATATCCTTTTACGTTCTCTACTTGACACACAACGCGGTTTCTCATGGAAATCTTccttttaaatcaattttacaATTTCCAACCCCCATATGCCATCtcctattaataataataataataataataataataatattatatttttacccCTTCCTAAAATGGCTCTATTTTTGTTTGCTCCcttataatttgaaaaactcTCTTTCATACAAATTAATGATTATAGTACCCCCAAATCCCAATTCAAAATAATCTGAAAGTTCCATAATTGTCATTTGCTAATCAAGACTTCGAAAATTTGAAAGGAATAATATGCCCAAAGTcttcttatttttataaacGACTTTTCTTTGCCTTTTACTATAAgtgaaaaaaacatttttgggtCCATAATTTCGCGGTCAACTCCACTATTAATATTCATGAAACTTATTTAATTACTCTCTCCATTTCGATTTACTTGTCAATTTCTTACTTGatatatttattaagaaaataataattaatatagtgaatttaccatat
This genomic window contains:
- the LOC125855218 gene encoding L-ascorbate oxidase, encoding MVEHNFHQQSHSFVKLVIFLCLLFLSANISVEARIRHYEWEVKYEYKSPDCFKKLSISINGKTPGPTIVAQQGDTIVVEVKNSLLTENLAIHWHGIRQIGTPWADGTEGVTQCPIVPGDTFVYKFVVDRAGTYLYHAHYGMQRQAGLQGMIRVSLPDGVLEPFSYDHDKSILLTDWYHKSTYEQATGLASLPFSWVGEPQSILIHGRGRFNCSIPSIDPTLCNATNPQCTPYSMTVVSGKTYRLRIGSLTALSALSFEIEGHNMTVVEADGHYVEPFVVQNLFIYSGETYSVLIKADQDPTRNYWASTKVVSRNSTTPNGLGIFNYYPNHPRRYPPTIPPPGPRWDDVTPRMAQSVAIKSHKDFIHAPPLTSDRVIVMLNTQNRVNGYVRWSVNNVSFNMPHTPYLIALKHNLLHTFEQTPPPDSYDHKNYDIFNIAPNVNATTSNSIYRLKFNTTVDIILQNANTMNPNNSETHPWHLHGHDFWVMGYGNGKFNQSIDPKNYNFVNPIMKNTIPVHPYGWTALRFRADNPGVWAFHCHIESHFFMGMGVVFEEGIEKVGKLPTSIMGCGESKRFHRP